GAACTTGGTGAGTTTGGACTAATATCACATCTGACTAAAGATTTCAAAATAGAGAACCACACTACTTTGAAGGGCATAGGTGACGATGCTGCCGTTATTGATTTTAGAGATAAAAAGGCTGTTATTTCTACCGATATACTAATTGAAGGAGTACATTTTGATTTAAGCTATGTGCCTTTAAAACACTTGGGTTACAAATCGGTGATGGTAAATCTTTCCGATATTTATGCAATGAATGCAAAAGCAACTCAAATTACGGTTTCTATTGCAGTTTCTAACCGATTTCCTTTAGAAGCTCTTGAGGAATTATATGCAGGTATTCGTTTGGCTTGTCAGAAATATAAAGTGGATTTAGTGGGTGGAGATACTACCTCATCAACTCGCGGATTGATTATTTCGATTACTGCTATCGGAGAAGCTGATGCTGAGGATATTGCATATCGAAATCAGGCAAATGAACACGACCTTATCGTAGTTACTGGCGATTTGGGTGGGGCGTATTTAGGTTTGCAAGTCTTGGAACGTGAAAAAGCTGTTTTTCAGGTAAATCCGAATTTGCAACCCGATTTAAGTATGTATACCTATCTCATTGAAAGGCAACTAAAACCCGAAGCCCGAAAAGATATTCCGCCTTTACTGAAAGCATTGGGTGTAAAACCTACATCAATGATTGATATCAGCGATGGACTTTCTTCCGAAATTTTGCATATTTGTAAGCAGTCGGGTATGGGATGCCGTATTTACGAAGAGAAAATTCCGCTGGACCCTCAAGTAATTAACACTTGTGAAGAATTTCATCTGGACAGCACCACCATAGCCCTAAGTGGCGGAGAGGATTATGAACTTTTGTTCACCATAAAGCCTTCTGATTATGACAAAATTAAAGGCAATCCTAACCTATCGGTTATCGGTCATATTGTAGAGAAAAACCAAGGAGAAAAACTCATTACTCGCACTGGAGAAGCTATCGAAATCATAGCCAGAGGCTGGAACGCCTTAAAAGAGCAATAAAATCAGAAATTTGTAAAACACTCAAAGACAATAACGATCAAAAAATATGACAAAAAAATCCGTAGAAGGTTTTTCAAAATTTACCAAAGAAGAAAAAATCAATTGGCTTTGTAACACCTATTTTCCTAATGAAAACGATGCAAAGTCATATTTTGAAAAATATCACAATACCGATGCCCATTTGCAAAAACTTCACGATGAGTTTATCGAAAACACGGTAAGTAATTATTATTTGCCCTTCGCTGTGGCACCTAATTTTCTTATCAATGGTAAAACGTATACCGTTCCGATGGCAATTGAAGAAAGTTCGGTGGTGGCAGCAGCTAGTAGAGCCGCTAAATTTTGGGAAAGTCGTGGCGGATTTAAAGCAACGGTGATTTCCACCGAGAAAAACGGACAAGTACATTTTATGTTTTATGGCGAAAAAGCCCGATTAGAAACCTTCTTTCAGCATATAAAGCCAATACTACTAGAAGCCGTAAAGCCCATTACAGCAAATATGGAAAAACGTGGCGGAGGCATGACTAACCTACATTTGGTGGATAAAACGGCAGATTTACCCAATTACTATCAATTATTTGCCCGTTTTGAAACTTTAGATGCTATGGGGGCTAACTTCATAAATAGCTGCTTGGAACAATTTGCCCACACCTTACAAGAAGAAGCTGAAAAAATCCCTGAAATAGGGCAGTTTCTGGAAATTATAATGAGCATACTTTCCAATTATGTTCCCGAGTGTTTGGTAAAATCGGAGGTTTCTTGCCCTGTAGAACAACTTTCTTTTGGCAAGATTGAAGGAAAAGCATTTGCCGAAAAATTTGTAAAAGCCATCGCTATTGCCAATGCCGAAGTACGCCGAGCCACTACTCACAATAAAGGAATTATGAATGGCATTGATTCGGTAGTTTTAGCTACAGGAAACGATTTTCGAGCGGTAGAAGCGGGGGTTCACGCTTACGCCTCACGAAGCGGAAAATATCAAAGTTTAAGCCACGCCTATATCGAAAACGGAATTTTTTATTTTGAAATTCAAGTTCCTTTAGCTTTAGGTACTGTGGGCGGACTTACCAATTTGCACCCCTTGGTAAAAACCGCACTTCAAATTCTTGAAAAACCCTCTGCATCCGAACTAATGCAAATTGCGGCCACTGTAGGCTTAGCACAGAATTTTGCCGCCATAGGGGCTTTAACCACCTCTGGAATTCAAAAAGGACATATGAAAATGCACCTAATGAACATTTTAAACCAATTAGGAGCAACACAAAAACAAAAACAAATCATCAGCGATTATTTTAAAGATAAAACCATATCGCACAGCGAAGTAGTTAAAAAATTTGAAGAACTCAATGCACAATAATCTTTCTTTTTACAGCCACGGAAAACTCCTACTCACGGGCGAATACGCCGTTTTAGACGGAGCTTTAAGCCTTGCCCTACCTTGTCAAAAAGGACAATGGCTAAAAGTATTTCCCTCTGAAAAAGAAGGTGTTTTCTGGAAAAGTAAAGATCTTAACGGACAGATTTGGTTCGAAAAAGAAATTTTCAAAACTTCTGCAACAAACGACCCTATTGCTCACACTCTGGAAAAAATTCTAACAACGGCTTTGTATTTAAACCCTGATTTTGCCAAAAAATTACAAAACTGCACCGTTGAAACCGAATTGGAGTTTGAAAGAAATTGGGGGTTAGGCACTTCCTCTACGCTAATCAATAACATCGCCCAATGGGCAGAGGTCAATGCCTTTGATTTACTCTTTAAAGGATTCGGAGGAAGTGGCTACGATATTGCTTGTGCCAAAAGCACAACTCCTATTTTATATCAAACTCAAAATCAAGAACCTAAAACCTACCCCATTTGCTTTTCTCCCGATTTCAAAAAGCATTTATTTTTCGTACATCTCAACCAAAAACAAGATAGTAAAGTTGGGATAGCACACTACAAATCCATTAAAAAAGGGAAAAAAGCATTTATTGAAAAGATTACCCAAATTACTGAAGATGTGGTGCGTAGCAAATCGTTTACCGAGTTTTGCTCCTGCATCGACCTACACGAACAAATCACCTCTGATTTTATTGGGCTTGAACCCGTAAAAAGCAAATTGTTTTCTGATTTTCAAGGAAGTATAAAGAGTTTAGGAGCTTGGGGCGGTGATTTTGTGCTGGTTGCCTGTGAACAACCCGATGTAAAAACCTATTTTG
This genomic window from Capnocytophaga canimorsus contains:
- the thiL gene encoding thiamine-phosphate kinase, with product MITDKNESRTALSELGEFGLISHLTKDFKIENHTTLKGIGDDAAVIDFRDKKAVISTDILIEGVHFDLSYVPLKHLGYKSVMVNLSDIYAMNAKATQITVSIAVSNRFPLEALEELYAGIRLACQKYKVDLVGGDTTSSTRGLIISITAIGEADAEDIAYRNQANEHDLIVVTGDLGGAYLGLQVLEREKAVFQVNPNLQPDLSMYTYLIERQLKPEARKDIPPLLKALGVKPTSMIDISDGLSSEILHICKQSGMGCRIYEEKIPLDPQVINTCEEFHLDSTTIALSGGEDYELLFTIKPSDYDKIKGNPNLSVIGHIVEKNQGEKLITRTGEAIEIIARGWNALKEQ
- a CDS encoding hydroxymethylglutaryl-CoA reductase, degradative; the protein is MTKKSVEGFSKFTKEEKINWLCNTYFPNENDAKSYFEKYHNTDAHLQKLHDEFIENTVSNYYLPFAVAPNFLINGKTYTVPMAIEESSVVAAASRAAKFWESRGGFKATVISTEKNGQVHFMFYGEKARLETFFQHIKPILLEAVKPITANMEKRGGGMTNLHLVDKTADLPNYYQLFARFETLDAMGANFINSCLEQFAHTLQEEAEKIPEIGQFLEIIMSILSNYVPECLVKSEVSCPVEQLSFGKIEGKAFAEKFVKAIAIANAEVRRATTHNKGIMNGIDSVVLATGNDFRAVEAGVHAYASRSGKYQSLSHAYIENGIFYFEIQVPLALGTVGGLTNLHPLVKTALQILEKPSASELMQIAATVGLAQNFAAIGALTTSGIQKGHMKMHLMNILNQLGATQKQKQIISDYFKDKTISHSEVVKKFEELNAQ
- a CDS encoding GYDIA family GHMP kinase, which gives rise to MHNNLSFYSHGKLLLTGEYAVLDGALSLALPCQKGQWLKVFPSEKEGVFWKSKDLNGQIWFEKEIFKTSATNDPIAHTLEKILTTALYLNPDFAKKLQNCTVETELEFERNWGLGTSSTLINNIAQWAEVNAFDLLFKGFGGSGYDIACAKSTTPILYQTQNQEPKTYPICFSPDFKKHLFFVHLNQKQDSKVGIAHYKSIKKGKKAFIEKITQITEDVVRSKSFTEFCSCIDLHEQITSDFIGLEPVKSKLFSDFQGSIKSLGAWGGDFVLVACEQPDVKTYFENKGFHTVIAYQEMVL